The following proteins are co-located in the Pseudomonas sp. DY-1 genome:
- a CDS encoding phosphate ABC transporter substrate-binding protein PstS family protein has protein sequence MKLKRLMAALTFVAAGVATASAVAAVDPAIPAYQKTTGVSGNLSSVGSDTLANLMTLWAEAYKREYPNVNIQIQAAGSSTAPPALTEGTANLGPMSRKMKDVELQAFEQKYGYKPTAVPVAVDALAIFVHKDNPIKGLTMQQVDAIFSANRLCGGTTNIKTWGDLGVTGDLASKPIQLFGRNSVSGTYGYFKEEALCKGDFKPNVNEQPGSASVVQSISQSVNGIGYSGIGYKTSSVKTVALAKKEGGEFVEDNEQNALNGSYPLSRFLYVYVNKAPNKPLAPLEAEFVKMVLSKQGQEVVVKDGYIPVPAKVAEKALKDLGL, from the coding sequence ATGAAACTGAAGCGTTTGATGGCGGCCCTGACCTTCGTCGCCGCCGGCGTCGCTACCGCCAGCGCGGTCGCCGCTGTCGATCCGGCTATCCCGGCCTACCAGAAAACCACTGGTGTCTCCGGCAACCTCTCCAGCGTTGGTTCCGACACCCTGGCCAACCTGATGACCCTGTGGGCCGAGGCGTACAAGCGCGAGTACCCGAACGTGAACATCCAGATCCAGGCCGCCGGTTCCTCCACCGCGCCGCCGGCTCTGACCGAAGGCACCGCCAACCTGGGCCCGATGAGCCGCAAGATGAAAGACGTCGAGCTGCAGGCTTTCGAGCAGAAGTACGGCTACAAGCCGACGGCTGTTCCGGTTGCCGTCGACGCCCTGGCGATCTTCGTGCACAAGGACAACCCGATCAAAGGCCTGACCATGCAGCAGGTCGATGCGATCTTCTCCGCCAACCGCCTGTGCGGTGGCACCACCAACATCAAGACCTGGGGTGACCTGGGCGTGACCGGCGACCTGGCTTCCAAGCCGATCCAGCTGTTCGGCCGTAACTCGGTATCCGGCACCTACGGCTACTTCAAGGAAGAAGCCCTGTGCAAAGGCGACTTCAAACCGAACGTGAACGAACAACCGGGTTCCGCTTCGGTGGTTCAGTCCATCAGCCAATCCGTCAACGGCATCGGTTACTCGGGTATCGGCTACAAGACTTCCAGCGTGAAGACTGTTGCCCTGGCCAAGAAAGAAGGTGGCGAGTTCGTTGAAGACAACGAGCAGAACGCCCTGAACGGCAGCTACCCGCTGTCCCGCTTCCTGTACGTCTACGTGAACAAGGCGCCGAACAAGCCGCTGGCTCCGCTGGAAGCCGAGTTCGTGAAGATGGTTCTGTCCAAGCAAGGTCAGGAAGTCGTGGTCAAGGACGGTTACATCCCTGTCCCGGCCAAGGTTGCCGAGAAAGCACTGAAAGATCTGGGTCTGTAA
- a CDS encoding ABC transporter permease subunit encodes MVGMRVADKGEVQFFSVKDGSALKRQQLPLPTGASVVSIGQDQPGSPLVVLGLSNGQALIFKHSYKITYPDNQKTIEPLVSFPYGEAPMVLDAQGRAIEHVALSINDETLILAGSTGNQLHVQQVVSEENMLTGETTQEQSSVELPQMVEPIKAIYIDPRHQWLYVLNGRAQADVFSLREHALNGRYKLLEDGEREVTASNMLLGGISLMVGDSKGGIAQWFMARDPDGSSRLKHIRDFQLGTSPVVQITAEERRKGFVALDATGHLGVFHSTAHRTLLVEPVADSTGMLALSPRANRIVVEEGGKLLPFRLSNPHPEVSWSALWGKVWYESYDEPKYVWQSTAANTDFEPKLSLAPLTWGTLKAAFYAMLLAAPLAIAAAIYTAYFMAPAMRRKVKPVIELMEALPTVILGFFAGLFLAPYVEGHLPGIFSLLLLTPFGILLAGFIWSRLPESIRLRVPDGWEAAILIPVVGLTAWFALGMSPLLENWFFGGDMRLWISNDLGITYDQRNALIVGLAMGFAVIPNIFSIAEDAVFSVPRSLTYGSLALGATPWQTMTRVVLLTASPGIFSALMIGLGRAVGETMIVLMATGNTPVMEVNIFEGMRTLAANVAVEMPESEVGGSHYRVLFLSALVLLTFTFVMNTLAELIRQRLRKKYASL; translated from the coding sequence ATGGTCGGCATGCGCGTTGCCGACAAGGGCGAGGTGCAGTTCTTCTCGGTCAAGGACGGCAGCGCGCTCAAGCGCCAGCAATTGCCGCTGCCGACGGGAGCCAGCGTGGTATCCATCGGCCAGGACCAGCCCGGTAGCCCGCTGGTGGTGCTGGGTCTGTCCAACGGCCAGGCCCTGATCTTCAAGCACAGCTACAAGATCACCTACCCGGACAACCAGAAGACCATCGAGCCCCTTGTCAGCTTCCCCTACGGCGAAGCACCCATGGTGCTGGATGCCCAGGGCCGCGCGATCGAACACGTCGCCCTCAGCATCAATGACGAGACGCTGATCCTGGCCGGCTCCACCGGCAACCAGTTGCACGTGCAGCAGGTAGTCAGCGAAGAGAACATGCTGACCGGTGAGACCACCCAGGAGCAGAGCAGTGTCGAGCTGCCGCAGATGGTCGAACCGATCAAGGCGATCTACATCGATCCGCGCCACCAGTGGCTCTATGTGCTCAACGGGCGTGCCCAGGCCGACGTCTTCAGCCTGCGCGAGCATGCCCTGAACGGCCGCTACAAGCTGCTGGAAGACGGCGAGCGCGAGGTCACCGCCAGCAACATGCTGTTGGGCGGCATCTCTTTGATGGTGGGTGATTCCAAGGGCGGCATCGCCCAGTGGTTCATGGCCCGCGATCCGGACGGTTCCTCGCGCCTGAAGCACATCCGTGACTTCCAGCTGGGGACCAGCCCGGTGGTGCAGATCACCGCTGAAGAGCGCCGCAAGGGCTTCGTCGCGCTGGATGCCACCGGCCACCTCGGTGTGTTCCACAGCACCGCCCACCGCACCCTGCTGGTGGAACCGGTTGCCGATAGCACCGGCATGCTGGCCCTGTCGCCACGCGCCAACCGCATCGTGGTCGAAGAAGGTGGCAAGCTGCTGCCGTTCCGCCTCAGCAACCCGCACCCGGAAGTCTCCTGGAGCGCGCTGTGGGGCAAGGTCTGGTACGAGAGCTATGACGAGCCGAAGTACGTCTGGCAGTCGACCGCGGCCAACACCGATTTCGAACCCAAGCTGAGCCTCGCACCGCTGACCTGGGGCACCCTCAAGGCGGCCTTCTACGCCATGCTGCTGGCCGCTCCGCTGGCCATCGCCGCTGCGATCTACACCGCCTACTTCATGGCCCCGGCAATGCGCCGCAAGGTCAAGCCGGTGATCGAGCTGATGGAAGCGCTGCCCACCGTGATCCTGGGCTTCTTCGCCGGCCTGTTCCTGGCACCCTACGTGGAAGGCCACCTGCCCGGCATCTTCAGCCTGCTGCTGCTGACACCCTTTGGCATCCTGCTGGCCGGCTTCATCTGGAGCCGCCTGCCGGAGTCCATCCGCCTGCGAGTGCCGGACGGCTGGGAAGCGGCCATCCTGATCCCGGTGGTCGGCCTCACCGCCTGGTTTGCCCTGGGCATGAGCCCGCTGCTGGAAAACTGGTTCTTCGGTGGCGACATGCGCCTGTGGATCAGCAATGACCTGGGCATTACCTACGACCAGCGCAACGCCCTGATCGTCGGCCTGGCCATGGGCTTCGCGGTGATCCCGAACATCTTCTCCATCGCCGAAGACGCCGTGTTCAGCGTACCCAGGAGCCTGACCTACGGCTCCCTGGCCCTGGGCGCTACGCCGTGGCAGACCATGACCCGCGTTGTACTGCTGACCGCCAGCCCCGGCATCTTCTCCGCCCTGATGATCGGCCTTGGCCGCGCCGTGGGCGAGACCATGATCGTGCTGATGGCCACCGGTAATACCCCGGTAATGGAAGTGAACATCTTCGAAGGCATGCGCACCCTGGCCGCCAACGTGGCTGTGGAAATGCCGGAGTCGGAAGTGGGCGGCAGCCACTACCGGGTGCTGTTCCTCTCGGCGCTGGTGCTGCTGACGTTCACCTTCGTCATGAACACCCTGGCTGAGCTGATCCGCCAGCGACTGCGCAAGAAGTACGCGTCTCTTTAA